The following coding sequences lie in one Polynucleobacter necessarius genomic window:
- the secF gene encoding protein translocase subunit SecF, with protein sequence MEFFRIKKDIPFMRHALVLNAISLITFLAAVFFLWHNGLHLSIEFTGGTVMEVTYPQTAPLDSIREKVEKLGYADTQIQNFGSSRDVMIRLPLQKDAEGKLISSADQSNAVMQVLDPATIGVKLQRVEFVGPQVGQELAIDGLKALVFVIIGIVVYLSFRFKWKFAVAGIIANLHDVVIILGFFAFFQWEFSLSVLAAVLAVLGYSVNESVVIFDRTRENFRKYRKMNTREIIDNAITSTISRTVITHGSTEMMVLAMLIFGGPTLFYFALALTIGILFGIYSSVFVAAALAMWLGVTREDLVKGDRKPDVDARKDDPDYGARV encoded by the coding sequence ATGGAATTTTTCCGCATCAAAAAAGACATTCCCTTTATGCGCCATGCCTTGGTGCTCAATGCAATATCTTTAATTACCTTTTTAGCAGCTGTCTTCTTCCTCTGGCATAACGGCTTACATCTCTCAATCGAATTTACCGGTGGTACGGTAATGGAAGTAACTTATCCACAAACCGCTCCTTTAGATTCGATTCGAGAAAAGGTTGAGAAATTAGGCTACGCAGATACCCAGATTCAGAATTTTGGTAGCTCACGTGATGTGATGATTCGCTTACCTTTACAAAAAGATGCCGAAGGAAAACTAATCTCATCTGCAGACCAAAGTAATGCGGTAATGCAAGTTCTAGATCCCGCAACTATAGGAGTAAAGCTTCAGCGTGTAGAGTTCGTAGGACCACAGGTTGGTCAAGAATTGGCTATTGATGGTTTAAAAGCCCTAGTCTTTGTGATCATCGGCATTGTTGTGTACCTTTCGTTCCGCTTTAAGTGGAAATTCGCTGTCGCAGGCATCATTGCAAACTTGCATGACGTGGTCATCATTTTAGGCTTCTTTGCCTTCTTTCAATGGGAATTCTCCCTTTCTGTTTTAGCGGCAGTTCTTGCTGTATTAGGCTACTCAGTCAATGAATCGGTAGTTATTTTTGACCGAACCCGCGAGAACTTTCGAAAATATCGCAAGATGAATACCCGCGAAATTATTGATAACGCCATCACTAGCACTATCAGCAGAACAGTGATTACCCACGGCAGTACCGAAATGATGGTCTTAGCAATGCTGATCTTCGGCGGCCCAACACTCTTCTACTTCGCCTTAGCTCTGACCATTGGTATTTTATTTGGTATTTATTCTTCAGTTTTCGTAGCGGCGGCATTGGCCATGTGGCTTGGTGTAACACGCGAAGATTTAGTCAAGGGAGATAGAAAACCAGATGTCGATGCCCGCAAAGATGACCCTGACTATGGGGCGCGGGTTTAA
- the purB gene encoding adenylosuccinate lyase has product MSQPLSTLNALSPLDGRYAGKLDALRPWLSEAAFMRQRVFVEIHWLLALAAAGLPDVPKINASDEAFLLSLPENFSDADEQRIKDIEAVTNHDVKAVEYFLKEKVAGHPDLLKASEFIHFACTSEDINNTSHGLMLRGARDEVLLPQLRKVLAVLTDLAIEHAKVPLLSRTHGQPASPSTLGKEIANIAKRLERAIDAIAAVPLLGKMNGAVGNYNAHLSAYPDFDWENFSKDVVEGRLGLTFNPYTIQTEPHDGMAQLFDAIARANTILLDMDRDFWAYISVGYFKQRTKAGEIGSSTMPHKVNPIDFENSEGNLGVANALLRHLAEKLPISRWQRDLTDSTVLRNLGPAFGHSVLAYDSALRGFGKLEVNLVAIAADLDACWEVLAEPVQTVMRRYGIENPYEQLKELTRGKGINQADLQTFIRGLKIPEDAKARLLEMTPSSYLGKAVELTERLKK; this is encoded by the coding sequence GTGAGTCAGCCGCTTTCAACCCTCAATGCCCTTTCACCCCTAGACGGCCGTTACGCTGGAAAGTTAGATGCTTTGCGACCTTGGCTTTCTGAGGCTGCTTTTATGCGTCAGCGTGTTTTTGTGGAGATTCATTGGCTCTTGGCATTAGCTGCCGCTGGATTGCCTGATGTTCCTAAAATCAATGCATCCGATGAAGCCTTTTTACTCTCTCTCCCAGAAAATTTTTCTGATGCTGATGAGCAGCGCATTAAAGACATCGAAGCGGTAACTAATCATGACGTTAAGGCGGTTGAATACTTTTTAAAAGAAAAGGTTGCGGGGCATCCAGATCTATTAAAGGCAAGCGAGTTCATTCATTTCGCCTGCACATCAGAAGATATTAACAATACTTCTCATGGTTTGATGTTACGTGGCGCTCGCGATGAAGTGCTTTTGCCGCAACTCAGAAAAGTGTTAGCTGTTTTAACTGATCTTGCGATCGAGCATGCAAAAGTGCCTTTGTTATCGCGTACTCATGGCCAACCTGCTTCGCCAAGTACATTAGGTAAAGAGATTGCAAATATTGCTAAGCGCCTAGAGCGCGCCATTGATGCAATTGCTGCTGTGCCATTGCTTGGCAAGATGAATGGTGCTGTAGGAAACTACAACGCTCATTTATCCGCCTATCCTGATTTTGATTGGGAGAATTTCTCCAAGGATGTGGTGGAGGGTCGTTTAGGCCTCACTTTTAATCCATACACTATTCAGACCGAGCCGCACGATGGTATGGCCCAACTCTTTGATGCAATTGCTCGGGCCAATACGATCCTTTTGGATATGGATCGTGATTTCTGGGCTTACATCTCTGTTGGATATTTCAAGCAGCGGACTAAAGCAGGTGAGATAGGCTCATCCACGATGCCGCATAAAGTGAATCCAATTGACTTTGAGAATTCTGAAGGTAACTTAGGTGTTGCCAATGCATTACTACGTCACCTTGCTGAAAAGTTGCCTATCTCTCGTTGGCAGCGTGATCTTACCGACTCTACTGTCTTGCGTAATCTTGGCCCAGCATTTGGTCATAGCGTCTTAGCCTATGACAGCGCTTTACGCGGGTTTGGCAAGCTAGAGGTAAATCTTGTTGCTATTGCTGCTGATTTAGATGCTTGTTGGGAGGTATTAGCTGAGCCGGTGCAAACCGTCATGCGTCGGTATGGCATTGAGAATCCTTATGAACAGTTAAAAGAATTAACTCGCGGTAAAGGTATTAATCAGGCAGATTTGCAAACCTTTATTCGTGGTTTGAAAATTCCTGAAGACGCAAAAGCACGCTTACTGGAAATGACTCCATCCTCCTATTTAGGTAAGGCGGTCGAGTTGACCGAACGTCTTAAAAAGTGA
- a CDS encoding NAD(P)(+) transhydrogenase (Re/Si-specific) subunit beta, translating to MSNITAISYLISSVLFILALRGLSSPTTSRQGNAFGMIGMLLAIITTFFIPDFKPVISLIGVAIVGGAIIGAIAAKRVQMTKMPELVALMHSFVGLSAVLIAIAAVFNPAHDHTGAQKIELFIGAFIGAITFTASVIAFGKLSGKVSGKPVSFAGQHLLNLILAVSMVGAGIAYYMGDSHAAFLAMCAIALVLGVTLIIPIGGADMPVVVSMLNSYSGWAAAGIGFTLNNPVLIIAGACVGSSGAILSYIMCKAMNRSILAVLLGGFGAEAAAGDGDDGGPKNYKTGSPEDAAFLMENADTVIIVPGYGLAVARAQHALKELTEKLTHHGVTVKYAIHPVAGRMPGHMNVLLAEAEVPYDQVFEMEDINSDFSQADVVLVLGANDVVNPAARTPGSPIFGMPILEAFKAKTIIVNKRSMAAGYAGLDNELFYMDKTMMVFGDAKKVVEEMVKAVE from the coding sequence ATGTCAAACATAACCGCTATTTCTTATCTCATTTCATCGGTGTTGTTCATCCTCGCTTTGCGTGGCTTATCTTCACCGACTACTTCACGCCAAGGCAATGCCTTCGGCATGATTGGTATGTTGTTAGCAATCATCACTACCTTCTTCATTCCTGACTTCAAGCCAGTGATCTCTCTGATTGGAGTTGCCATTGTTGGTGGCGCGATCATCGGGGCGATTGCCGCCAAACGCGTGCAAATGACCAAGATGCCTGAGTTGGTTGCCCTGATGCACTCCTTTGTTGGCTTATCAGCAGTATTAATTGCAATCGCTGCTGTATTTAATCCAGCGCATGACCATACTGGTGCTCAGAAGATTGAACTCTTTATTGGTGCATTTATTGGCGCCATTACCTTCACTGCATCTGTGATCGCATTCGGTAAATTATCTGGCAAGGTCAGCGGCAAGCCAGTCAGCTTTGCAGGTCAACACTTGCTCAACTTGATTTTGGCTGTTTCTATGGTGGGTGCTGGTATTGCCTACTATATGGGCGATAGCCATGCAGCCTTCTTAGCAATGTGCGCGATCGCATTGGTACTGGGTGTAACGTTAATCATCCCTATCGGCGGCGCAGATATGCCAGTAGTGGTGTCTATGCTTAATAGCTACTCTGGTTGGGCTGCAGCAGGTATTGGCTTCACGCTAAACAATCCAGTTTTGATCATTGCAGGCGCTTGCGTAGGCTCATCTGGCGCCATTCTGTCTTACATCATGTGTAAGGCGATGAACCGCTCTATTCTTGCCGTACTTCTTGGTGGCTTTGGTGCCGAGGCTGCCGCAGGTGATGGGGATGATGGTGGTCCCAAAAACTACAAAACCGGCTCGCCTGAAGACGCAGCCTTCCTTATGGAAAATGCAGATACTGTGATCATCGTTCCAGGCTATGGTTTGGCAGTCGCACGTGCCCAACACGCCTTGAAAGAATTGACTGAAAAGTTGACTCATCATGGGGTGACCGTGAAATACGCTATACACCCAGTGGCTGGTCGCATGCCTGGTCACATGAACGTTCTTTTGGCTGAAGCCGAAGTTCCATACGATCAAGTTTTTGAGATGGAAGATATCAACAGCGATTTTAGTCAAGCTGACGTTGTGTTAGTACTTGGTGCGAACGACGTAGTAAATCCTGCAGCACGCACTCCAGGTAGCCCAATTTTTGGTATGCCAATCTTGGAAGCATTCAAAGCTAAAACAATTATCGTTAACAAACGCTCTATGGCGGCTGGTTATGCCGGTCTAGATAACGAACTCTTCTACATGGATAAAACCATGATGGTCTTCGGTGATGCGAAGAAAGTGGTTGAAGAGATGGTCAAGGCGGTTGAGTAA
- a CDS encoding co-chaperone GroES, with product MNLRPLHDRVIIKRLDQESKTASGIIIPDAAAEKPDQGEVLAVGPGKRDDSGKLNVPDVKVGDRVLFGKYAGQTVKVDSEELIVMREDDIMAVVQK from the coding sequence ATGAATTTGCGTCCCTTACATGATCGCGTAATCATCAAGCGTTTAGATCAAGAATCAAAAACTGCTTCTGGAATCATTATTCCTGATGCTGCTGCAGAAAAGCCTGATCAAGGTGAAGTATTGGCGGTTGGCCCAGGCAAGCGCGATGACAGCGGCAAATTAAACGTACCAGACGTCAAAGTGGGCGATCGCGTTTTATTTGGCAAATATGCAGGTCAAACAGTAAAAGTTGACAGCGAAGAACTCATCGTGATGCGCGAAGACGACATCATGGCTGTTGTACAGAAGTAA
- a CDS encoding response regulator transcription factor, with protein sequence MRKRVMLADDHPAMLMALKSMLQDQLLFEIAGQTQNGEEYLRSMKGVNPNMVILDLDMPKTDGFDVIRRIGLMHPDVRMLILSSMDEAVYGGRVRSLGGHGFVNKLLGQMSFSPPALLSHKVITFLPTAKMVIAH encoded by the coding sequence ATGAGAAAACGCGTGATGTTGGCAGATGACCATCCAGCAATGCTGATGGCCCTTAAAAGTATGCTGCAAGATCAGTTGCTATTTGAAATAGCCGGACAGACACAGAATGGGGAGGAGTACCTCAGGTCAATGAAAGGGGTTAACCCCAACATGGTCATTCTAGATCTGGACATGCCCAAGACTGATGGCTTTGATGTCATACGTCGCATTGGCTTGATGCATCCAGATGTTCGTATGTTGATTCTCTCCAGCATGGATGAAGCTGTTTATGGCGGCAGAGTACGCTCATTAGGGGGGCATGGGTTTGTTAATAAACTGCTGGGGCAGATGTCATTCTCACCGCCTGCCTTGCTATCTCACAAGGTTATAACTTTTTTACCCACGGCAAAAATGGTAATAGCTCATTAA
- a CDS encoding LuxR C-terminal-related transcriptional regulator, whose protein sequence is MKYLGKGNTNQQISDILHISNKTVAT, encoded by the coding sequence ATGAAGTACCTAGGCAAAGGCAATACCAATCAACAAATTTCGGACATATTACACATTAGCAATAAAACAGTGGCAACTTGA
- a CDS encoding proton-translocating transhydrogenase family protein, which yields MDLAAFQSILTVQNITVFVLAIFIGYHVVWNVTPALHTPLMAVTNAISGIIIVGALLQTEVIGGDEITLTSIIGAVAVFLAAINIFGGFMVTRRMLEMFKKKAPKADATGTK from the coding sequence ATGGATCTCGCTGCCTTTCAAAGCATCCTCACCGTTCAAAACATTACCGTGTTTGTATTGGCCATTTTTATTGGCTACCACGTAGTTTGGAACGTCACCCCTGCATTGCATACACCGCTCATGGCGGTAACCAATGCAATCTCCGGCATCATCATCGTGGGTGCGTTGCTACAGACCGAAGTCATTGGTGGAGATGAAATAACACTCACCAGCATCATTGGTGCTGTGGCAGTGTTTCTCGCAGCTATCAATATTTTTGGTGGCTTTATGGTCACCCGTCGCATGCTTGAAATGTTCAAGAAAAAAGCCCCAAAAGCTGATGCGACTGGAACTAAATAA
- a CDS encoding Re/Si-specific NAD(P)(+) transhydrogenase subunit alpha: MRIGVPLETRPGETRVAATPETVKKLIGQGHTVVIQKDAGVKASQPDSAYEAVGASIGSASDALGAEIVLKVRAPETSELQQIKAGAVLLGMLDPFDNDMIVAMAAQGITAFSLEAAPRTTRAQSMDVLSSQANIAGYKAVMVAANEYQRFMPMLMTAAGTVKAAHVLILGAGVAGLQAIAIAKRLGAIIEASDVRPAAKEQIESLGAKFVDVPYETDEEREIAQGVGGYARPMPEAWMKRQAALVAERAQQADIVITTALIPGRKPPVLLHSDTVANMKPGSVVIDLAAGKGDNSSGNCPLTQADKVIDVNGVKIVGYTNLASMVGADASALYARNLLDFMKLIVDKEAKLVIPSDDDIVTACLMCRDGQAIRKN, encoded by the coding sequence ATGCGCATAGGAGTGCCACTGGAAACAAGGCCTGGGGAAACTCGAGTAGCCGCCACACCGGAAACCGTTAAGAAATTGATTGGTCAAGGTCATACTGTTGTCATCCAAAAGGATGCTGGAGTAAAAGCTAGTCAGCCTGATTCGGCTTATGAAGCTGTTGGCGCATCCATCGGTAGCGCTTCTGATGCATTAGGGGCAGAGATTGTTCTCAAAGTACGCGCTCCCGAGACTTCTGAATTGCAACAGATTAAAGCTGGTGCCGTGCTTCTTGGCATGCTCGACCCATTTGATAACGACATGATTGTTGCGATGGCTGCACAAGGTATTACTGCATTCTCTTTAGAGGCTGCACCACGTACAACTCGCGCCCAAAGCATGGACGTTTTATCCTCACAAGCAAACATTGCGGGATATAAGGCAGTCATGGTGGCTGCTAATGAGTATCAACGTTTTATGCCCATGCTCATGACTGCAGCAGGAACAGTTAAAGCGGCTCATGTTCTCATTTTAGGCGCTGGCGTTGCCGGATTACAGGCAATTGCAATTGCAAAACGTCTTGGTGCCATAATTGAAGCATCAGATGTTCGTCCTGCCGCAAAAGAACAAATTGAATCATTGGGCGCTAAATTTGTTGATGTTCCTTATGAGACCGATGAAGAGCGTGAGATCGCTCAAGGTGTTGGTGGCTACGCCCGTCCAATGCCTGAAGCATGGATGAAGCGCCAAGCTGCTTTGGTTGCTGAGCGCGCCCAACAGGCGGATATTGTTATCACTACCGCATTGATCCCTGGACGCAAGCCGCCAGTCCTCTTGCACAGTGATACCGTTGCTAATATGAAACCTGGATCAGTAGTGATTGACTTAGCCGCAGGCAAAGGTGATAACAGTTCAGGCAACTGTCCACTTACACAGGCTGACAAAGTCATTGATGTGAATGGCGTGAAGATTGTCGGCTATACCAATTTAGCCAGCATGGTAGGTGCAGATGCATCTGCTCTCTATGCGCGTAACTTACTCGATTTCATGAAGCTCATTGTGGACAAAGAAGCCAAGTTAGTCATCCCAAGTGATGATGACATCGTTACCGCTTGCTTAATGTGTCGTGATGGCCAAGCTATCCGCAAAAACTAA
- the groL gene encoding chaperonin GroEL (60 kDa chaperone family; promotes refolding of misfolded polypeptides especially under stressful conditions; forms two stacked rings of heptamers to form a barrel-shaped 14mer; ends can be capped by GroES; misfolded proteins enter the barrel where they are refolded when GroES binds) has product MAAKDVVFGDNARTKMVEGVNILANAVKTTLGPKGRNVVIERSFGGPTITKDGVSVAKEIELKDKLQNMGAQMVKEVASKTADIAGDGTTTATVLAQSIVREGMKYVVAGHNPMDLKRGIDRAATAAIEELAKISKPCTTTKEIAQVGSISANSDHSIGQRIAEAMEKVGKEGVITVEDGKSLEDELEVVEGMQFDRGYLSPYFINQPEKQVAVLESPYVLLFDKKIANIRDLLPVLEQVAKSGRPLLIIAEDVEGEALATLVVNNIRGIIKTCAVKAPGFGDRRKAMLEDVAILTGGTVIAEEIGLTLEKTTLEHLGQAKRIEVGKENTIIIDGAGDAKAIEARVKNIRVQIDEATSDYDKEKLQERVAKLAGGVAVIRVGAATEVEMKEKKARVDDALHATRAAVEEGIIPGGGVALIRAMQGIKGLKGDNADQDAGINIVLRAMQEPLRTIVSNAGEDAGVVVNAVQASTGNNGYNAATGEYGDLVAQGVIDPTKVTKTALVNAASVAGLLLTTDCAISDAPKDESAGGGMPDMGGMGGMGGMM; this is encoded by the coding sequence ATGGCAGCAAAAGACGTTGTATTTGGAGATAACGCCCGTACCAAGATGGTCGAAGGCGTGAATATTCTTGCTAACGCAGTAAAAACTACTTTGGGGCCAAAAGGTCGCAATGTGGTGATCGAGCGTTCATTTGGTGGTCCAACTATCACTAAGGATGGTGTGTCCGTAGCCAAAGAAATCGAGCTTAAAGACAAGCTTCAAAACATGGGCGCGCAGATGGTCAAGGAAGTTGCTTCCAAAACCGCTGATATCGCTGGTGACGGCACTACAACCGCTACCGTTTTGGCTCAGTCCATCGTTCGCGAAGGTATGAAATATGTTGTTGCAGGCCATAACCCAATGGACCTGAAGCGCGGTATTGATAGGGCTGCTACTGCCGCAATCGAAGAGCTCGCAAAAATCAGCAAGCCTTGCACAACTACTAAAGAAATTGCTCAGGTAGGTTCTATCTCTGCTAACAGTGATCACAGTATTGGTCAGCGTATCGCAGAAGCAATGGAAAAAGTAGGTAAAGAAGGTGTTATCACTGTTGAAGATGGCAAGTCCTTGGAAGACGAGCTTGAAGTGGTTGAGGGTATGCAGTTTGACCGTGGCTACCTTTCCCCATACTTCATTAATCAACCAGAAAAACAAGTTGCCGTATTGGAAAGCCCATATGTTCTCTTGTTTGACAAGAAGATTGCCAACATCCGTGATTTGCTCCCAGTACTTGAGCAAGTAGCTAAGTCTGGACGTCCATTGTTGATCATTGCAGAAGATGTTGAAGGCGAAGCCTTGGCAACTTTAGTGGTTAATAACATCCGCGGCATTATCAAGACTTGTGCTGTTAAAGCTCCAGGCTTTGGTGATCGTCGTAAAGCAATGTTGGAAGATGTTGCTATTTTGACTGGTGGCACTGTCATCGCTGAAGAAATTGGCCTCACACTCGAGAAAACAACTCTTGAGCACTTAGGTCAAGCAAAGCGCATCGAAGTAGGCAAAGAAAACACCATCATTATTGACGGTGCTGGCGATGCCAAAGCTATTGAAGCTCGCGTGAAGAATATTCGCGTTCAGATCGATGAAGCAACTAGCGACTACGACAAGGAAAAATTGCAAGAACGTGTAGCCAAGTTGGCTGGCGGTGTTGCTGTGATTCGTGTTGGTGCCGCTACTGAAGTAGAGATGAAAGAGAAGAAAGCTCGTGTTGACGACGCATTACATGCAACTCGTGCAGCTGTTGAAGAAGGTATTATTCCTGGCGGCGGTGTAGCGTTGATTCGTGCAATGCAAGGCATTAAAGGCTTAAAAGGCGATAACGCCGATCAAGACGCTGGTATCAATATCGTATTGCGCGCTATGCAAGAGCCATTGCGCACCATCGTTAGCAATGCTGGTGAAGACGCAGGTGTAGTAGTTAATGCCGTGCAAGCCAGCACTGGTAATAATGGCTACAACGCAGCTACCGGTGAATACGGTGACCTCGTTGCGCAAGGTGTTATCGACCCAACTAAGGTAACTAAAACTGCATTAGTAAACGCAGCTTCTGTTGCTGGCCTCTTGTTGACTACTGATTGCGCTATTTCTGATGCGCCAAAGGATGAGTCTGCTGGTGGCGGTATGCCTGATATGGGTGGCATGGGTGGCATGGGTGGCATGATGTAA
- the mnmA gene encoding tRNA 2-thiouridine(34) synthase MnmA has translation MISLNSSSIPSSQTKKVVVGMSGGVDSSVAAWMLKEQGFEVIGLFMKNWEDDDSDEYCSARQDWLDVVSVADMIGIDVEAVNFVAEYRERVFADFLREYAAGRTPNPDVLCNAEIKFKAFLDHAMSLGADAIATGHYARVRHEDGKVQLLKAVDASKDQSYFLHRLTQQQLANVMFPLGEIPKTEVRKIAEQIGLHNAKKKDSTGICFIGERPFREFLNRYLPRIPGPIKTPEGRTVGEHMGLAFFTLGQRKGIGLGGSQDGNGDAWYVAHKDVPNNTLYVAQGHEHPWLLTNRLSAMDTSWVSGVAPTLGNYSAKTRYRQADSACTLSAGEESLGFDLSFLDAQWAVTPGQSAVLYDGDICLGGGIITA, from the coding sequence ATAATTTCGCTCAATTCTTCCTCAATCCCATCCTCACAGACCAAAAAAGTCGTTGTTGGCATGTCTGGAGGGGTGGATTCGTCAGTTGCAGCCTGGATGCTCAAAGAACAAGGTTTTGAGGTAATTGGTCTTTTCATGAAGAATTGGGAGGACGATGACAGCGATGAGTACTGTTCTGCTCGTCAAGACTGGCTGGATGTAGTTTCTGTGGCCGATATGATCGGAATTGATGTAGAAGCGGTGAATTTTGTCGCTGAATACCGTGAGCGTGTATTTGCCGATTTTTTGCGCGAATACGCTGCAGGGCGCACTCCTAATCCTGATGTTTTATGTAATGCAGAAATTAAGTTCAAAGCATTCTTAGACCACGCGATGAGTTTAGGTGCGGATGCAATTGCTACAGGTCACTACGCACGCGTTCGCCACGAGGACGGCAAAGTGCAGTTATTGAAAGCAGTTGATGCTAGCAAAGACCAAAGTTATTTCTTGCATCGATTAACGCAGCAGCAATTGGCTAATGTGATGTTTCCACTTGGAGAAATTCCAAAAACTGAAGTGAGAAAAATTGCCGAGCAAATTGGTTTGCATAATGCAAAAAAGAAAGACTCCACCGGAATTTGTTTTATTGGTGAACGTCCCTTTAGAGAATTCTTAAATCGTTATTTGCCTCGCATTCCAGGTCCAATAAAAACACCTGAGGGTAGGACTGTTGGTGAGCATATGGGTTTAGCTTTTTTTACTTTGGGCCAGCGCAAGGGAATTGGTTTGGGTGGTAGCCAAGACGGCAATGGTGATGCATGGTATGTCGCACATAAAGATGTTCCAAATAACACTTTATATGTGGCACAAGGCCACGAACACCCATGGTTATTGACTAATAGGCTATCAGCGATGGATACTAGTTGGGTATCTGGAGTAGCGCCAACACTGGGAAACTATTCAGCTAAGACACGTTATCGTCAAGCAGATTCGGCTTGCACGTTGAGCGCTGGAGAAGAGTCGTTAGGTTTTGATTTGAGTTTTCTAGATGCGCAGTGGGCAGTGACACCTGGACAATCTGCAGTCTTATATGACGGGGATATTTGTTTGGGCGGTGGAATTATTACCGCATAA
- a CDS encoding 3-deoxy-D-manno-octulosonic acid transferase, producing the protein MSLTTNSEYGGRPRIWFAVYQLLGHLLLPLAFVRLAWRARHAFSYLHHIPERLGFGYSKPIAQGSIWIHAVSVGETRAAQPLIEAYLNRGEAILLTHMTLNGRRTGKQLFAKQIASGQIRQVYLPYDICWAVEHFLKTFKPKVGLFMETEAWPTVVFRCKEIGLPLFLVNARLSERSARRINRFGNAGCSLFQAFAGILAQTEFDAQRYRSLGVQNVLIVGNLKFDVPLDPMLVEQGKSWRQDLHTNQRLMVCAASTRDGEETIILKAWKDLLLSNVFSITPLLCLVPRHPERFTEVADQIHATGLKFRRRSEWPGIPNECAGLDIILGDSMGEMPMYYSASSLVIMGGSLLPFGGQNLIEACAAGCPVLLGGHTYNFQQAALDAIDSGAAKRIKGELILTEPIALMESLKELLLNTAELIRMSETAKAYSREHQGATSQTLVALDRQNFSLN; encoded by the coding sequence GTGAGTTTGACTACCAATTCAGAATACGGGGGACGTCCCCGGATCTGGTTTGCTGTTTATCAACTGTTAGGGCATCTCTTGTTGCCATTGGCTTTTGTGCGTTTAGCTTGGCGAGCACGTCATGCCTTCTCATACTTGCATCACATTCCAGAGCGACTCGGTTTTGGCTACAGCAAGCCGATTGCTCAGGGCTCCATATGGATTCATGCTGTGTCGGTTGGGGAGACACGCGCTGCTCAACCCTTAATTGAAGCTTATCTAAATAGGGGCGAAGCCATTCTTCTGACCCATATGACATTGAATGGACGTCGTACAGGCAAACAGTTATTCGCTAAACAAATTGCTTCTGGTCAAATTCGACAAGTGTATTTGCCATATGATATTTGCTGGGCTGTAGAGCATTTTCTCAAGACCTTTAAGCCAAAGGTCGGCCTCTTTATGGAGACCGAAGCGTGGCCTACAGTGGTATTTCGCTGCAAAGAGATTGGCTTACCCCTGTTCTTGGTCAATGCTCGTTTATCCGAGAGGAGTGCGCGACGTATTAATCGCTTTGGTAATGCAGGATGTTCATTATTCCAAGCCTTTGCCGGTATCTTGGCACAAACTGAATTTGATGCCCAGCGATACCGCAGCCTTGGTGTTCAGAATGTGCTGATAGTGGGTAATCTGAAGTTTGATGTACCACTCGATCCCATGCTTGTGGAGCAGGGAAAATCTTGGCGCCAAGATTTACATACCAACCAACGCTTGATGGTGTGTGCTGCTAGCACGCGTGATGGTGAAGAGACTATCATTCTGAAAGCATGGAAAGACTTGCTCTTAAGCAATGTTTTTTCAATTACACCTTTGTTGTGTTTAGTGCCACGTCATCCAGAGCGTTTTACGGAGGTGGCAGATCAAATTCATGCTACTGGCTTAAAGTTTCGTCGTCGCAGTGAATGGCCTGGCATTCCAAATGAATGCGCTGGTTTAGATATTATTTTGGGCGACTCTATGGGCGAAATGCCAATGTATTACAGTGCCTCTAGCTTGGTGATTATGGGTGGTAGCTTATTACCTTTTGGTGGTCAAAACTTGATTGAGGCGTGCGCAGCTGGGTGCCCTGTTTTACTAGGTGGGCATACCTATAATTTTCAACAGGCCGCCTTAGATGCAATTGATAGCGGCGCTGCAAAACGAATCAAAGGTGAGTTGATCTTAACTGAACCCATTGCTTTAATGGAGTCTTTGAAAGAGTTACTTCTGAATACCGCTGAACTTATAAGGATGAGTGAAACTGCAAAGGCATACTCGAGAGAACATCAAGGTGCAACCAGTCAAACCTTAGTTGCCCTTGATCGTCAAAACTTTTCTTTGAACTAA